From a single Miscanthus floridulus cultivar M001 chromosome 8, ASM1932011v1, whole genome shotgun sequence genomic region:
- the LOC136474805 gene encoding tRNA (carboxymethyluridine(34)-5-O)-methyltransferase-like, translating to MILVFSRTTARSLHKAASHSHSSIFWIKEFFSCKPTFQHLSTNNLMSPNDLLEAQDMVPAEGNHSGSSSVQSTPEIEKKYVHRVYDSIAPHFSATRFAKWPKVAGFLNSLRPGSIVLDAGCGNGKYLGFNPDCLFIGCDISPPLIEICAGRGHEVLVADAVNLPYRDDFGDAAISVAVLHHLSTDDRRRKAIEELIRVVRRGGLVLITVWAREQEDKSLLNKWTPLCEKYNEEWVEQSSPPVRSQSGTLLESIAETDEDTGVMKQTDDRLKKCHDGVEDKIIDCSNSKTDENEKNQQEYFVPWHLPFHRAEIGAASAALENGFAKKDEKKGTVVYNRYYHVFVEGELQRLVSGIKNAAIVDQFYDKSNWCIVLEKL from the exons ATGATACTAGTATTTTCGAGGACAACAGCAAGAAGCCTTCATAAAGCCGCTTCTCATTCACATTCTTCAATCTTTTGGATCAAAGAATTCTTTAGCTGTAAGCCAACATTTCAACATCTTAGCACTAACAACCTGATGAGCCCAAATGATTTGTTGGAGGCTCAGGATATGGTTCCTGCTGAGGGAAACCACAGTGGCTCCTCAAGTGTTCAGTCCACCCCAGAAATTGAGAAAAAGTATGTGCATCGTGTCTATGATTCCATAGCTCCCCATTTCAGTGCAACAAGATTTGCTAAATGGCCCAAGGTTGCAGGATTCTTGAATTCCTTGAGGCCTGGGTCGATTGTACTGGATGCTGGCTGTGGTAATGGCAAGTATTTGGGCTTCAACCCTGATTGTTTATTCATAGGATGTGATATAAGTCCACCGCTTATTGAGATATGTGCTGGGAGAGGGCATGAGGTGTTGGTTGCTGATGCTGTCAACCTCCCATACAGGGATGATTTTGGTGATGCAGCAATTTCAGTTGCCGTGTTGCATCATTTGAGTACTGATGATAGACGGAGGAAGGCCATAGAAGAGCTAATACGTGTTGTTCGgagaggtggtctggtgctcataACAGTCTGGGCTAGGGAGCAGGAAGACAAGTCATTGCTTAACAAGTGGACTCCCCTCTGTGAGAAGTATAATGAAGAGTGGGTTGAACAGAGCAGTCCTCCAGTACGTAGTCAATCTGGAACTCTTCTGGAAAGCATTGCAGAAACTGATGAAGACACTGGTGTAATGAAGCAAACAGATGACCGATTAAAAAAATGTCATGATGGGGTGGAGGATAAGATCATTGACTGTAGTAATTCAAAGACTGATGAAAATGAGAAaaaccagcaggagtactttgttcCATGGCATCTACCATTTCACCGAGCTGAAATTGGTGCTGCATCTGCTGCTCTGGAGAATGGATTtgcaaagaaagatgagaagaagggtaCAGTGGTCTACAATCGTTATTATCATGTTTTTGTTGAAGGAGAACTTCAAAG ATTGGTTTCTGGCATAAAGAATGCTGCTATTGTTGACCAGTTCTATGACAAATCCAACTGGTGCATTGTTCTCGAGAAGCTTTGA